A region of Vibrio porteresiae DSM 19223 DNA encodes the following proteins:
- a CDS encoding oligogalacturonate-specific porin KdgM family protein, which produces MKAKILTSAILLAMTSVAANATTINIRHETTPRYDGQSAKQADRIAVSNRFKNGVGFEVEAKWKSDNEDAFGEQEGNGQQANVSYQYKLNDAWSLTPQYKWESSSDKVGHQFNLTLGYKVNPDWSVSFRHRYHYENKVDGDNSHYNRWTFAASYGGFDTWKLGGSFDYTFNPDSSGPRWKDHQNWFSEVNFTGEYTGFDSGWHPFTEIGFVPYKSGDYVYQGSSQNDKWRPRVRVGVKYSF; this is translated from the coding sequence ATGAAAGCTAAAATCTTAACCTCAGCTATCCTACTGGCTATGACCAGTGTTGCCGCCAATGCAACCACCATTAACATTCGTCATGAAACCACGCCTCGTTACGACGGCCAATCTGCAAAACAAGCTGACCGTATCGCGGTAAGTAATCGTTTTAAAAATGGCGTCGGCTTCGAAGTTGAAGCGAAATGGAAAAGTGACAACGAAGATGCGTTTGGTGAACAAGAAGGCAACGGTCAACAAGCTAACGTGAGTTATCAATATAAGTTAAATGATGCTTGGAGCTTAACTCCTCAATACAAATGGGAGTCTAGTTCCGACAAAGTGGGGCATCAATTTAACTTGACCTTAGGTTACAAAGTGAACCCAGATTGGTCAGTTTCATTCCGTCATCGTTACCACTATGAAAACAAAGTGGATGGTGACAACTCACACTACAACCGCTGGACTTTTGCTGCGAGTTACGGCGGTTTCGATACTTGGAAGTTAGGTGGTAGCTTCGACTATACCTTCAACCCTGATTCATCTGGTCCACGTTGGAAAGACCACCAAAACTGGTTCTCTGAAGTGAACTTTACTGGTGAATACACAGGTTTCGACAGCGGTTGGCATCCATTTACAGAAATTGGTTTTGTTCCTTACAAATCCGGTGATTACGTTTATCAAGGTAGTTCTCAAAACGATAAATGGCGTCCTCGTGTGCGTGTTGGTGTGAAATACAGCTTCTAA
- a CDS encoding right-handed parallel beta-helix repeat-containing protein, producing the protein MKRTPIALSIASILALGGCASQADQVISHSDSLTWQAITFGQSTDMNFGSTILPEKVGTNQVTVDGKLVQPGPVASRFTIESRGGKLANSHDGGTFYYTELPTDVNFTLSADVTLDQLGPETGSTPNRQEGAGLMVRDVLGKPRMNPQPEGEEEFPAASNMVMNLIRANKKANNGLVNMDGNYREGIYQPWGTAGNRMSHNEYVKGVPYGKGQSYHMTLTRTDSGYEVSYSNGKESKTFPVKGANANIVQMQDAKHQYVGFFASRNAKITVTNVKLDLSKANTVDAPRYHAKLVAPVLQQASPDQSPIADYTVQARANYTGKFGVQQDGQWLVKDKLVTAGEMFDYNTSLQQAQTKFDVSFTPIEGPDLKTISYHYSVAQVKQADPMTLKVNPKGTNGALTLQQAVNILPPGGTILVADGDYPALTIPVSASGTADKMKTIKATGDHVRFTGTYLHDANYWNVSNIEVDGARTIVSGSHNNFDHMETHNSPDTGFQISSDGDVGRALWASYNTVSDSESYNNMDEAQINADGFAVKMRVGDGNTLIRCISHHNIDDGFDLFNKVEDGPDGAVTILDSVAYMNGETMTVAAKGGTRGNGFKLGGEGLPVAHVVKNSLSFHNNMDGFTDNFNPGALILENNVSIDNKRFNFLFRKSPYSASVKQGTFDNDQSYRFFVTSEYNDVVNGDSLKNNRFINNGVTVDAQGNPVQGPWVESLKKAARVNPKSTNPGAEAIDDIRAFVFQ; encoded by the coding sequence ATGAAAAGAACTCCTATCGCGTTATCTATCGCCTCCATTCTGGCTTTGGGTGGGTGCGCGTCTCAAGCCGATCAAGTGATTTCTCACAGTGACTCATTAACTTGGCAAGCGATTACGTTTGGTCAATCAACCGACATGAACTTTGGTTCCACAATTCTGCCGGAGAAAGTCGGTACTAACCAAGTCACTGTCGATGGTAAATTGGTTCAGCCAGGTCCTGTGGCGTCTCGTTTTACCATCGAGAGTCGCGGTGGTAAGTTAGCCAACTCTCATGACGGCGGTACGTTCTACTACACTGAATTGCCTACCGATGTGAACTTCACGCTCTCTGCTGATGTGACACTAGATCAACTGGGTCCAGAAACAGGCTCAACGCCTAACCGCCAAGAAGGTGCTGGTTTGATGGTGCGAGATGTTCTGGGTAAACCTCGTATGAATCCTCAACCGGAAGGGGAAGAAGAGTTTCCTGCGGCGTCCAACATGGTGATGAACCTGATTCGTGCCAATAAGAAAGCCAATAACGGTTTGGTGAATATGGACGGCAATTACCGCGAAGGTATCTATCAACCTTGGGGTACTGCCGGTAACCGTATGAGCCATAATGAATATGTTAAAGGTGTTCCTTACGGTAAAGGTCAAAGCTACCACATGACGCTGACTCGTACCGATTCAGGTTACGAAGTGAGTTACAGCAATGGCAAAGAGAGCAAAACTTTCCCAGTGAAAGGGGCGAATGCCAATATCGTTCAGATGCAAGATGCTAAACATCAATACGTTGGCTTCTTTGCTTCACGTAACGCAAAAATCACCGTGACCAATGTGAAATTGGATTTGAGTAAAGCCAATACTGTGGATGCACCACGTTATCACGCCAAATTGGTTGCGCCAGTGCTGCAACAAGCGTCTCCAGACCAATCACCGATTGCTGATTACACTGTGCAAGCTCGTGCCAACTACACCGGCAAATTTGGGGTGCAACAAGATGGTCAATGGTTAGTGAAAGACAAGTTGGTCACTGCTGGCGAGATGTTTGATTACAACACCAGTCTTCAACAAGCTCAGACTAAGTTTGATGTTTCCTTCACACCAATCGAAGGACCTGATCTTAAAACGATCAGTTATCACTACTCAGTGGCTCAGGTTAAACAAGCCGATCCAATGACGCTCAAAGTCAATCCGAAAGGAACGAATGGCGCGCTGACTTTACAACAAGCGGTCAATATTCTTCCTCCAGGCGGTACGATTTTAGTGGCCGATGGTGACTATCCAGCCTTGACGATCCCTGTTTCAGCCAGCGGTACTGCTGACAAAATGAAAACCATTAAAGCAACCGGAGACCATGTACGCTTTACTGGTACGTATCTACACGATGCCAACTACTGGAATGTGTCCAATATCGAAGTCGATGGCGCACGTACCATCGTGAGTGGTAGCCATAATAACTTCGATCATATGGAAACCCATAACTCACCTGATACTGGCTTCCAGATCTCCTCAGATGGTGACGTAGGTCGTGCGCTGTGGGCAAGTTACAACACCGTAAGTGACAGTGAAAGTTACAACAATATGGATGAAGCGCAGATCAACGCGGATGGCTTTGCAGTCAAGATGCGTGTTGGTGATGGCAACACTCTCATTCGTTGTATTTCTCACCATAACATTGATGACGGTTTTGACCTGTTCAACAAAGTGGAAGATGGCCCAGATGGTGCAGTAACTATCCTTGACTCTGTTGCTTATATGAATGGTGAAACCATGACAGTGGCAGCGAAAGGTGGCACACGTGGTAACGGCTTTAAACTCGGTGGTGAAGGTTTACCTGTCGCTCATGTGGTGAAAAACAGCCTATCGTTCCACAACAATATGGATGGCTTTACCGACAACTTTAACCCAGGTGCCCTGATTCTGGAAAACAACGTTTCTATCGACAACAAACGCTTTAACTTCTTGTTCCGTAAGAGCCCATACTCTGCGAGCGTGAAGCAAGGTACGTTTGATAATGACCAATCTTATCGTTTCTTCGTGACCAGCGAATACAACGATGTCGTAAATGGCGATAGTCTGAAGAACAACCGCTTTATCAACAATGGTGTGACAGTTGATGCGCAAGGTAATCCTGTGCAAGGCCCATGGGTTGAATCATTGAAAAAAGCAGCACGTGTTAATCCAAAATCGACTAACCCTGGTGCAGAAGCGATCGACGATATTCGCGCGTTTGTCTTCCAATAA
- a CDS encoding carbohydrate ABC transporter permease, protein MYESRKLGLAYLSPYILGLIVFTAFPFVSSFLMSFTDYDLMTAPKFVGLENYRYMLTEDDLFWKSMGVTFAYVFLTIPVKLAFALFIAFILNFKLKGIGFFRTAYYIPSILGSSIAIAVLWRALFAIDGVLNGLLGFIGIDPVNWLGEPAFALFSITLLRAWQFGSAMVIFLAALQNVPQSQYEAAMIDGASKWQMFLKVTVPLITPVIFFNFIMQTTQAFQEFTAPYVVTGGGPMKSTYLISLYIYETAFKFFDMGYGSALAWALFIVVAIFTAITFRSSKYWVFYSGDKGGK, encoded by the coding sequence ATGTATGAAAGTCGTAAGCTTGGACTGGCATACCTATCCCCCTACATTCTGGGGCTGATAGTGTTTACTGCCTTTCCATTTGTTTCGTCATTTTTGATGAGCTTCACCGACTACGATTTGATGACCGCACCTAAGTTTGTGGGACTCGAGAACTATCGGTATATGCTCACCGAAGATGACTTATTCTGGAAATCAATGGGCGTTACGTTCGCGTACGTTTTCTTGACCATTCCAGTTAAACTGGCTTTTGCGTTATTTATTGCGTTCATTCTGAACTTCAAATTGAAAGGGATTGGCTTTTTCCGTACCGCCTATTACATCCCTTCGATTTTGGGGAGCAGTATTGCCATCGCAGTATTATGGCGTGCCCTATTTGCTATCGACGGCGTGCTAAACGGGTTGCTTGGATTCATCGGTATTGATCCGGTCAACTGGTTAGGCGAACCCGCTTTTGCTCTGTTTTCCATCACACTGCTGCGTGCTTGGCAGTTCGGCTCAGCCATGGTGATCTTCTTGGCTGCATTGCAGAACGTACCTCAATCGCAATATGAGGCAGCCATGATCGATGGGGCAAGCAAATGGCAAATGTTCCTGAAAGTGACCGTACCTCTAATTACACCGGTGATTTTCTTCAACTTCATTATGCAGACCACTCAAGCGTTCCAAGAATTTACCGCTCCTTATGTTGTGACAGGCGGTGGTCCAATGAAATCGACTTACTTGATCTCGCTGTACATTTACGAAACCGCATTCAAGTTCTTCGATATGGGCTACGGCAGCGCACTCGCATGGGCTCTGTTCATCGTCGTTGCAATCTTCACCGCTATCACCTTCCGTTCATCCAAATACTGGGTGTTCTATTCCGGTGATAAAGGAGGTAAATAA
- a CDS encoding carbohydrate ABC transporter permease: protein MATTLTAQNTTSEKESRLENDRTIRREKINAFIRYTVLIIVGVTMLYPLFWMFSASMKPNHEIFSSLSLIPHEWSLEGFINGWKTGTEFTFGHYIINTFAYVLPKVLFTVVSSTIVAFAFARFEIPWKGFWFATLIATILLPQSVLLIPQYLMFREMNLLDSYLPLYLPVAFATQGFFVFMLVQFLRGVPTDMEEAAMIDGCNSFQVLWYVVVPVIRPAIISVALFQFMWSVNDFLGPLIYVSSVEKYPIALALKMSIDVTEGAKWNEILAMASISIIPSIIVFFMSQKYFVEGVSNSGIKG from the coding sequence ATGGCTACTACATTAACAGCACAGAATACGACTTCTGAAAAAGAGAGCCGTTTAGAGAACGACCGCACCATTCGTCGTGAAAAGATCAATGCCTTTATTCGCTATACCGTATTGATCATCGTGGGTGTCACTATGCTTTACCCACTGTTTTGGATGTTTTCCGCATCCATGAAACCGAACCATGAGATTTTCTCTTCGCTCAGTTTGATTCCACATGAATGGAGCTTAGAAGGGTTTATCAACGGTTGGAAAACCGGTACTGAATTTACCTTTGGTCACTACATTATAAATACCTTTGCTTATGTGTTGCCAAAAGTACTCTTTACCGTAGTGTCGTCTACCATCGTAGCTTTTGCGTTTGCGCGCTTCGAAATCCCTTGGAAAGGATTTTGGTTTGCTACCTTGATCGCGACCATTTTGTTACCTCAGTCCGTCTTGTTGATTCCTCAATATTTGATGTTTCGTGAGATGAACCTACTCGACAGTTACCTACCACTGTATTTGCCAGTTGCCTTCGCAACACAAGGGTTCTTTGTGTTCATGTTGGTGCAGTTCTTACGTGGTGTACCTACCGATATGGAAGAAGCAGCCATGATTGACGGTTGTAACTCTTTCCAAGTTCTGTGGTACGTGGTGGTGCCTGTTATTCGTCCAGCCATCATTTCTGTTGCTCTGTTCCAGTTCATGTGGTCAGTCAACGACTTCCTTGGTCCATTGATTTACGTCTCCAGTGTTGAGAAATACCCAATCGCTCTCGCACTGAAAATGTCTATCGACGTCACTGAAGGAGCTAAATGGAATGAGATTTTGGCAATGGCTTCCATCTCTATTATTCCGTCCATCATAGTCTTCTTCATGTCACAAAAATACTTTGTTGAAGGCGTAAGTAACAGCGGTATCAAAGGCTAA
- a CDS encoding methyl-accepting chemotaxis protein: protein MKHLLRKRSVGLQLKLGMLCCLTIAFAVIASLVYHNAQQALLTQTYQEQQSKLDAIATTVAGQYDAYVSTTKVLNSTLRNGYLAGLEVSTDSVDYAGRSIRNIEQYGLPLVNNHDIFDTFTADTGAIGQLYSRSGSEWVAIAGSSKATSSSDTESVLGQSFAGYSNLTAGQPFVAQETHAGQAFLVYYQPLLDGQKQPAGVLSVALSVEKATQQILASLQEIHWGKTGDTLVVDRNKATHGEFLLGSLSGATTFFQFVDADGHQPFATLADSSRGLLTIETKHGQSVEQRFVIYTAVKGWNWLLVGGTWMNEVTQQSRDLLWLIIGFAVTVGIATYGVMTWLIQRLLGPLRTITQYMHRLEQGEVSVVIPREADAGNNEMTQLSNSVSQMAERLAGLVEQIRKSSVAVETQSTDVAQDAKRNLMQSHEQQQQVEQVVTAIEEMATSADSVAQQVDTIVASVVEANQDINAGSQLVGSVSAAMEQLHHQLEQTYQAITVVDSNSHQIQQVTTMISEIAEQTNLLALNAAIEAARAGEQGRGFAVVADEVRTLAHRTQTSVKNVEQIITTLRHSTQETVKLTQQSQQQADDVYHQSKQAGETLRAIASQVNTITDQTQAIAATVEEQANVSQLVASNASDINDLNLKNQKTSQQTVQSAQSLQQEAHQLQSQVAYFR from the coding sequence ATGAAACATCTTTTGCGTAAACGTAGTGTCGGTTTGCAACTGAAACTGGGTATGTTGTGTTGTTTAACCATCGCCTTTGCTGTCATCGCCTCTTTGGTGTATCACAATGCGCAGCAAGCGCTGTTAACTCAAACGTATCAAGAGCAGCAATCCAAATTAGATGCCATCGCAACGACGGTTGCGGGGCAGTACGACGCTTATGTTTCAACGACTAAGGTTCTCAACTCCACTTTACGTAACGGTTATTTGGCTGGGTTGGAAGTGAGTACCGATTCTGTTGATTATGCCGGTCGTTCGATTCGCAATATCGAGCAATACGGCTTACCTCTCGTTAATAATCACGATATTTTCGATACCTTTACCGCCGATACTGGCGCTATTGGTCAGCTCTATTCACGTTCTGGTTCCGAATGGGTGGCGATTGCGGGCAGCTCAAAAGCGACAAGCAGCAGCGATACCGAGTCGGTATTGGGTCAATCTTTTGCTGGCTACAGCAACTTAACGGCAGGTCAACCTTTTGTTGCTCAGGAAACTCATGCTGGGCAAGCCTTTCTTGTTTATTACCAGCCACTATTAGATGGACAGAAACAGCCAGCTGGTGTGCTGTCGGTCGCGCTGTCAGTTGAAAAAGCCACTCAACAAATTCTCGCTTCTTTACAAGAAATTCATTGGGGGAAAACCGGTGATACGCTGGTTGTGGATCGTAATAAGGCCACTCACGGCGAATTTCTGTTGGGTTCCCTAAGTGGTGCAACTACCTTCTTTCAATTTGTCGATGCAGATGGCCATCAGCCCTTTGCTACATTGGCAGATTCTTCTCGCGGACTGCTGACCATTGAGACGAAACATGGTCAGAGTGTCGAGCAACGTTTTGTTATTTACACCGCAGTGAAAGGGTGGAACTGGCTGTTAGTCGGTGGCACTTGGATGAATGAAGTGACCCAACAGAGCCGCGACTTGCTGTGGCTTATTATTGGATTTGCCGTCACTGTCGGTATAGCGACTTATGGGGTGATGACGTGGTTAATCCAACGTCTCCTTGGTCCGCTGCGCACGATTACCCAGTACATGCATCGTTTAGAGCAAGGCGAAGTGAGCGTGGTGATTCCTCGTGAAGCCGATGCGGGTAATAATGAGATGACGCAGCTTTCTAACAGCGTAAGTCAAATGGCTGAGCGCTTGGCTGGCTTAGTTGAGCAAATTCGCAAATCCAGTGTGGCGGTCGAAACGCAGTCCACCGATGTCGCGCAAGATGCCAAACGCAATTTGATGCAATCTCATGAGCAGCAACAGCAGGTAGAGCAGGTGGTGACAGCCATTGAAGAGATGGCGACCTCTGCCGACTCAGTCGCCCAGCAGGTCGATACCATAGTGGCCAGTGTTGTGGAAGCCAATCAAGACATTAATGCTGGCAGCCAATTGGTCGGCTCGGTCTCTGCTGCGATGGAGCAGCTCCATCATCAACTGGAACAGACCTATCAAGCGATTACCGTGGTAGACAGCAATAGCCATCAAATTCAGCAAGTTACCACAATGATCAGCGAAATCGCCGAACAAACCAATTTGCTGGCTCTTAACGCAGCGATTGAAGCTGCTCGGGCTGGTGAGCAAGGTCGCGGCTTTGCGGTTGTGGCTGATGAGGTGCGCACCTTAGCGCACCGTACCCAAACCTCAGTCAAAAACGTGGAACAGATCATCACAACATTGCGCCATTCGACGCAAGAAACAGTGAAGTTGACGCAGCAGAGTCAGCAACAAGCGGATGATGTTTATCATCAATCCAAGCAAGCGGGAGAGACGCTTCGCGCGATTGCTTCTCAGGTCAATACCATTACCGATCAAACTCAGGCAATTGCGGCGACAGTGGAAGAACAAGCGAATGTTTCCCAACTGGTGGCGTCGAACGCCAGTGATATCAACGATCTCAATTTGAAAAATCAGAAGACCAGTCAGCAGACGGTGCAAAGTGCTCAATCGCTGCAGCAAGAGGCCCATCAGCTCCAAAGTCAGGTCGCCTATTTCCGTTAA
- a CDS encoding ABC transporter substrate-binding protein, whose translation MMKRTLLATLTALALGSIASSAYAQTELRMSWWGGNSRHQATLQALEKFHEKYPDIVVKGEYTGWDGHLSRLTTQIAGNTEPDVMQTNWNWLPIFSRDGEGFYDMFQEKDALQVNQFPAQAIKMTTVSGKLEGLPVSMTSRVFYYNKDTWAKAGLAYPTNWDELMKAGQVFEQKLGEDYYPLVIEARDIFAMNRSYYIQKFGKDIINHDTNMLDFDKKEMTDFFQMYVDQVKGHVFPSTKEYASYGKGNLYEMRPWIDGRFGGLYMWDTAVPKYSDNLQPPMSLELGPYPMVPNATDAGLLARPSMMFSIGRNTKHPEEAAKLVNFLLNDPDGVKALGLARGIPMSHKGLEILKSSGEIDKASLSYEGYAQAQQLPQVITPTTYTDNAQLMELFQEEMEHLDYGQSTPADSAQNFLRRGNRVLARIAK comes from the coding sequence ATGATGAAACGTACCTTACTTGCTACCTTAACTGCATTGGCTTTAGGCTCAATTGCTAGTAGTGCTTACGCACAAACCGAACTGCGCATGTCTTGGTGGGGTGGTAACTCCCGCCACCAAGCCACTTTACAAGCGCTAGAAAAATTTCATGAAAAATACCCAGACATTGTCGTCAAGGGCGAATATACCGGTTGGGATGGTCACCTATCTCGTCTAACCACGCAAATTGCCGGTAATACCGAACCTGACGTAATGCAAACCAACTGGAACTGGCTGCCTATTTTCTCGCGTGATGGCGAAGGCTTCTACGATATGTTCCAAGAAAAAGATGCACTGCAAGTGAATCAGTTCCCAGCTCAAGCCATCAAGATGACCACCGTCAGTGGCAAATTGGAAGGTCTGCCTGTCAGTATGACTTCTCGTGTCTTCTACTATAACAAGGACACTTGGGCCAAAGCAGGATTGGCTTACCCAACTAACTGGGACGAGCTGATGAAAGCCGGTCAAGTTTTCGAGCAAAAACTGGGCGAGGATTACTACCCACTCGTGATTGAAGCACGTGATATTTTTGCAATGAACCGCTCTTACTACATTCAGAAATTTGGCAAAGACATCATCAACCATGATACCAACATGCTCGATTTCGATAAGAAAGAGATGACCGACTTCTTCCAGATGTATGTGGATCAAGTGAAAGGCCATGTTTTCCCATCAACTAAAGAGTACGCATCGTACGGTAAAGGTAACTTGTATGAAATGCGCCCTTGGATTGATGGCCGTTTTGGTGGCTTGTACATGTGGGATACCGCAGTGCCTAAGTACTCCGATAACCTACAACCACCAATGTCTTTGGAATTAGGTCCATACCCAATGGTGCCAAATGCGACAGACGCAGGTTTGCTTGCACGCCCTTCAATGATGTTCTCAATTGGTCGTAATACCAAACATCCAGAAGAAGCGGCTAAATTGGTCAACTTCCTGCTTAATGATCCAGATGGTGTGAAAGCACTTGGTTTGGCTCGTGGTATTCCTATGAGTCACAAAGGCCTAGAAATTTTGAAATCAAGTGGTGAAATCGATAAGGCAAGCTTGTCCTATGAAGGTTATGCACAAGCGCAGCAACTGCCTCAAGTGATCACCCCAACCACCTACACTGACAACGCCCAGTTGATGGAACTGTTCCAAGAAGAGATGGAACACCTTGACTACGGCCAATCAACTCCTGCGGACTCTGCGCAAAACTTCTTGCGCCGTGGTAACCGCGTATTAGCGAGAATTGCTAAATAA
- a CDS encoding ABC transporter ATP-binding protein, with amino-acid sequence MAEVKFKQLEKVYSNGFRAVHGIDLTIRDGEFLVIVGPSGCAKSTTLRMLAGLESITGGEVTIGGKVVNNLAPKDRGIAMVFQNYALYPHMTVEENLAFGLKLQKLPKEEIHQRVHEAARILEIEELLDRLPRQLSGGQAQRVAVGRAIVKKPDVFLFDEPLSNLDAKLRASMRVRISDLHKHLKNENRPATAVYVTHDQTEAMTMGDRICVMKLGEIMQVDTPENLYNAPVNMFVAGFIGAPEMNLIDVELKEHEGKLVINMDGQHLVIPEEKAALIRSHQYKKTVMGIRPDNITLALTDEALAHEQIIVGDVIRMENMGHEVFVYFRIGNDEFTSRVPIDDVKAKLDMKLQKGVKFIFDMNKAHVFDKETEMNISLKK; translated from the coding sequence ATGGCTGAAGTGAAATTTAAACAACTTGAAAAAGTGTATTCAAACGGTTTTCGTGCAGTTCACGGTATTGATTTGACCATTAGAGATGGTGAGTTTTTGGTAATTGTTGGCCCATCAGGCTGCGCAAAATCCACCACTCTTCGTATGTTAGCAGGCCTGGAAAGCATCACAGGTGGCGAAGTGACCATCGGCGGCAAAGTCGTTAATAACTTAGCGCCTAAAGATCGTGGTATCGCCATGGTGTTCCAAAACTACGCCTTGTATCCACACATGACGGTAGAAGAAAACCTGGCATTTGGTCTGAAGCTGCAAAAACTGCCAAAAGAAGAGATCCACCAGCGTGTGCATGAAGCGGCACGTATTTTGGAGATCGAAGAACTGCTTGATCGCTTGCCTCGTCAACTTTCTGGTGGTCAGGCACAGCGTGTTGCCGTAGGTCGTGCCATCGTGAAAAAACCGGATGTGTTCTTGTTTGACGAACCTTTATCTAACTTGGACGCTAAATTGCGTGCATCAATGCGTGTGCGTATCTCTGATTTGCACAAACACCTGAAGAACGAAAATCGTCCTGCAACCGCGGTTTACGTTACCCATGACCAAACAGAAGCAATGACCATGGGCGACCGTATTTGTGTGATGAAATTGGGTGAAATCATGCAAGTCGACACCCCAGAAAATCTCTATAACGCTCCCGTCAACATGTTCGTAGCTGGCTTTATCGGCGCTCCAGAAATGAACCTTATTGATGTCGAGTTGAAAGAGCACGAGGGTAAATTGGTTATCAATATGGATGGTCAACACCTAGTCATCCCTGAAGAAAAAGCGGCGTTAATTCGCTCGCACCAATACAAGAAAACCGTAATGGGTATCCGCCCAGACAACATCACGCTGGCGTTAACCGACGAAGCATTAGCTCACGAACAGATCATTGTGGGTGATGTTATTCGTATGGAAAACATGGGCCATGAAGTGTTCGTCTATTTCCGCATCGGTAATGACGAATTTACTTCTCGTGTTCCAATTGATGATGTCAAAGCCAAACTCGATATGAAATTACAAAAAGGGGTTAAATTCATTTTCGATATGAACAAAGCCCATGTGTTTGATAAAGAAACAGAAATGAATATCTCTCTGAAAAAATAA